acttcaaccacagttttaaccaaacaccaattttttttaaaatcaacctcacaaaaagtactttttaagaAACTACTTTTTACAAAccgcaaccacaaaagctaccacaataccaaacacaccctaattCTGACCAATAGTTTTTGAGGGTTTGGTACCTTTTCGCCTTTTCATCTAAACCCTCACTTCTGtgactcaaagaaaaaaatgcagacCGGACATAAAAGAAAGCAACAGAATGAGCTTAAACCTCGAACCAACAAAAAATCAGCCGAAACCATAAGCAACATTAAAGAAGAAGAGCCATTTCCAACTCACGCTCGACCTACACCTGATGAATGTAGAGCCATATGAGACTCTCTCCTGGCCTTCCACGGCTTTCCTCAAGAGTTTGCAAAGTATCGCAAACAGAGACCCTATTTAATAACTCTACAAGACAAAGAAGAGTCCACCCACTTAATCAACAATTGTGATGAAAAGAATGACAATGGGGTGaaagtggaagaagaagaggaggaggaggagagtgtATTGGATGGTTTAGTGAAAACAGTGCTATCCCAGAATACTACAGAGGTTAATTCTCAAAGGGCTTTTCTTAATCTCAAGTCTGCCTTTCCAACTTGGGAAAATGTAAgttctttaaattttctttttgtttttgtaaatctTCTTGTCCCTTTTTTATTTACTGTTCTTACAAATCTCGCGCTTTCTTTTGcttgtaattgaattttttggaatttatgaGTGTTATTGAACTTGGTTTTGATGGGCACAGCtcatttaattgataataaatggAAAGTTGGAGCcaatttgatatgtttttggAGCAACATTTTTCatgtcttatatatatatatatatattttcccctCTTACGAggctctttctttgttttggcGTGATAGGTGATTAAACTTTTGTAGAacttctttattgttgttggAACTGACATTTTTATGCATTGGCTTGGTTTTGGATGGTCTATTGTTGTTTCTGTTTAGGTACTCGCTGCTGAATCAAAATTTATAGAGAATGCCATAAGATGTGGAGGTTTAGCTCCAACAAAGGCTGCTTGCATTAGGAACATATTGAGTTCTTTgatggagaaaaaaagaagattatgCTTGGAGTACCTTCGAGATTTGTCAGTCGCTGAAATTAAGGCTGAGCTCTCTCATTTCAAGGGAATTGGGCCCAAGACAGTAATTTTTCTATCAATGACATCATTATGCAATTCTATTAGTTAGCTATTCATCTgctaataattgaaaaacagattagcacttaaaaatataactattttGGTAGATATCCATGAAATGTTTTTAACAATGGAAGCCAGCCATttggttttcatgaaaaaatttgattatgCCATCTTCtgttaatatcttttatctggTTTCATTGCTTCAACTAGGCTCACGCACATGCTATGGGAATTATATATATCCCACTAATGTCTAATTCAAGCCTCAGTAGCAGTTTTGCTCTTTGATTTGAAATGTACATGTATATAATTTTGCACATACATGTTTGTTGTTGTATACATTGCTGTATGATATTTGTGTTTGCTATATTTGGATTCTCTTTTATGTGATACATTAGTTAAAAAGGAAAGATGTTGGAAATTCTatgatgtttatttatgttttttgccTGGTTTTGTGGGATATAGGGTTTTCTTTAATACTCAATGAATTGTCATTATCTTCAGAAAGGTGGagtaactctcttttttttccccttgcaAAGGCATCAGCTGAACTTGAAGattatcatttcatttcatgttgcctcattctagtttttttttttttttttaattattattagcaaGATAGCAATGTTCTGGCCTTTccattcaaattatatttaactCAATCATGTCATATCACAAAAATacagttttgtaatttttggatgcaaacatttatattatttttcgaGATAGGCATTTTTTGATGAACTTGATTCTTCTTCAACTCTCTTaaacttataagaaaaggagTAAGAATATGCTGGGGGAGAGAGTCTTGTACTGTCTGCTAGTGCAGTCCAGTAAAGAAAAGGCTAATAGAGGTGATGGAGGCTGGATTGAAATATGGGAACAATGTAGacaaaaaattcagaaacaTTGGGCAGTGATTACTGCAAGTTTACGAGTATTGACAAGAGGATACATGGATGATATCTTGCATAAAGAGAAAGGATGAGTATGAAAGCAAAGATAGTTAATTCCTTTTGCCAAGATACGACTgacatggttggacaatataattttgataactTATATTGCACTTAAGTCTTAAGTAGTGCTATTTGGTGATCCTTAATATTTATGTAGGCCCAGTTACCCTGTAAGCAGCTTCAGCTTATGGTGTTTAGAGATGGGCACATGGCGAAATAATGGTCACCCAGATGTACAGCCACTGCCTGTCCTGTCCTGGTCTGTGGCTGTTCtgttctgattttatttttttgatccaGCAGGCGTGCAAGGATATATTGTAGATCCAAAAGCCTAAGAAAAGTAAACTCCATCTAACACTTTAGGGAGGTGGAACCATGGTACTATAATTGTCCTTGTGATCTCCAGAAGTTGGTTAGTAAGAACGAAACtttgaaattgttatttgattatCTGCTAGATTTGGCTGGACTAGTACTGTTTACCAAAAAATTTACCTTTTCATTTGATTATCTTCCCTCCAATCTTGGATAAGGAATGTGAGGACTAGACTATGTGTAAGCTGAAAGGAACTAAACCATGCTATCAGCAATGTTTCCTGTAATCTGAATAGAAAATAAGAGGGCCatataatatagtaaaaaacaCAAGCTGGTTAACCATCATTTTTTGCTAGAATTAGTATGTTTCTGCATTTAATCACCCAAAAATCAAAGTGTAGAGCTGTTCGATTGGTCGGAACTGTTATTTTATTGCTCACACATTTTGGGGAGCACCTTCGGGTTCTTTCATAGGGATTttagcatttttcttttctgtagactttgaaaacaaaaaaaaaaagaaaacaaagaagctAATATTAGTGTTTGCAATTATCAGTTGTCATGCTTTCTTTATTGCCTAACATGCAATTAATTTCACAAACACCCATTTTTACTCCTTAACTTGGGAATCAAATACTCTTTTCTTTGTCTTGAATGAGCACAAGCCCACCTATTTTCATATGCATGTTTTCATGGTTCATGAGAATCTACTGTAAACAAACATTATGTTGCCAGACGTTACTGTTAATTTTCCTTGCCAATTGATTAAAATTGTACTAGATTTGGTATTACATTAAATTTCATTTGTAttggtaatttatttatttaattgtatatGTTATTATGGTAAAAACTTTGCTATCTTCAACATTTGTGTTGCTATCCCAATTGATCAGGAAATTAATAATTGTGAAATACACGGCAGGTAGCTTGTGTTTTGATGTTCAACCTTCAGAAGGATGATTTCCCAGTGGACACGCATGTGAGTGTTGTCTTGTTCCTAAGTAtttcaaagttttcatcacAAGATATCTTTTGGACTAGTTCAAACTTCAAACCAGTTTACACAAAAAACTTACATGTTGCAGGTGTTTGAAATTGCAAAGGCCATTGGTTGGGTACCTCCAGTGGCAGACCGCAATAAGACATATCTTCATCTCAATCATCGCATACCAAAGGAACTAAAATTTGATCTGAATTGTCTTCTATATACACACGGTAAGCTTTGCCGTAAATGCACCAAGAAAAGTGGCAGCCAGCAAAGAAAGGAAACCCATGAGGATTCCTGTCCTCTACTAAATTATTGTGATAAATTATCATGAGCAGAATGAACAAAATAGTTTTAGGATTTCCAAAACAGCCATACGCGGCCCTGAAGAGAGAGCATCACTATTCTCTCCTGAATACTTCAAGTTGTAGATCATACTGGTGATTtgcttgaaaaaacaaacaagatggAGGATTTATAACATAGAATCCAGCTATCTATAACACTTTCCTAGATTATGTGTACATATATGATTCAAACATTATAAATGCATGTTCATCTTTTTCTTCCTGAAGCAAGAAGCATTATTGATTGAATAGTTGTGTGAGGTGAGCAGGAAAGATTGTGGCTTATTAGAAGTTATTGGTGGAAGTAGTTATGGATAACATTATAATCAAATGTTTTCAACAGTTCCCAAAAGCTTTAGTGTATTGTCCTACAATTAAGCACAAAAAATTGTCAGCTAATGAAATAAATAGTGGCTGAAAACTTCATATTGTTACAAATGTGCTTCTAGCCATATGCCTGCATTGTGTGAAAGATTGCCCAGATCTTGTTGGCTTCCTTTAGATTGTAGATATGCTTACATCGTTGTCCAcctctttttaattaagaagGCATAATTAAGAACTGATCAGTCAAGATAACAAAGttaaaaacaaatggaaatGTCTCTGCATGTAGTGGGAAATCAGTTTATAGATAGTGCAGTCCCAGCTAGCGTCCCCGCATATTTTTGACTTCTTATGTTagattaattataattgttattaatagaaacttttttttttttttttatctataatattcaatttaattattgaaactagaataaagataaaattttaaagacaaatgatttgcaaagaaaattataaagttgttataattattacaTGAATATTGAACTGATATGTATgggaattttatatgaaaaaaatcacttgTATCTATGTAAAGAATTATGTGACAATTGTGTGAGTAATTCTTAGActtaaaattactaaattattttacataaataatattatatttggtcTGGCTATACGTTGTTCTAATCAAAGGTAACAAAATAATAGGCATTGGGTATACtatgaactatatgaaggtatttaTAGTGATTAAAAGAGTTTATCACCCTAGGTGAATTAGGCAAAATGTCTTATTTGTTCTCAAATATTATTGATTGTCAAATTTGTACAcaaggtggaatgagatttgaaaaaaaaattaaaatattattaaaaaaatcaataactatggtgttgaaaaacaaacatgacaTGACAGAATAGACAAACTCCAtgctataatatctaaattGAAACATTTCTCGataaataactaataattacat
The sequence above is drawn from the Populus alba chromosome 15, ASM523922v2, whole genome shotgun sequence genome and encodes:
- the LOC118033444 gene encoding LOW QUALITY PROTEIN: putative DNA glycosylase At3g47830 (The sequence of the model RefSeq protein was modified relative to this genomic sequence to represent the inferred CDS: substituted 1 base at 1 genomic stop codon) translates to MQTGHKRKQQNELKPRTNKKSAETISNIKEEEPFPTHARPTPDECRAIXDSLLAFHGFPQEFAKYRKQRPYLITLQDKEESTHLINNCDEKNDNGVKVEEEEEEEESVLDGLVKTVLSQNTTEVNSQRAFLNLKSAFPTWENVLAAESKFIENAIRCGGLAPTKAACIRNILSSLMEKKRRLCLEYLRDLSVAEIKAELSHFKGIGPKTVACVLMFNLQKDDFPVDTHVFEIAKAIGWVPPVADRNKTYLHLNHRIPKELKFDLNCLLYTHGKLCRKCTKKSGSQQRKETHEDSCPLLNYCDKLS